The stretch of DNA TAGAAAATCGAAACACGATTGCGCCAACCCCATGCGCCCTTCGCGCGTCAGGTTGGTATTGAGGGTGTCGCGTAGTTTGTGCAGGTACAAAACATCCGAGGCGGCATAATCCAGTTGCGCCGCTGTCAGCTCTGGCGCGCCCCAGTCCGATGATTGCTGCTGTTTTGAGATGTCGATACCTAGCAATTCCTGCAGCAAGTTCTTCAATCCGTGACGGTCCGTATAGGTTCGAACCAGTTTGCTGGCGATTTTCGTGCAGTAAACTGGGGCGGTCAGGGCACCAAAGGCATTGTAAAGCGCCGCAATGTCAAACCGGCCAAAATGAAACAGCTTCAGCACATTCGGGTTTTCCAGCATAGCGCAGAGATTGGGGGCTTTAGTCTGGCCCAGCTCAACCTGTACCATGTGGGCATTCCCGTCCCCACCTGACATTTGCACCACGCACAGGCGGTCACGATGAGGGTTCAAACCCATAGTTTCACAATCGATCGCCACAACAGGACCCAAGTCAAGGTCATCTGGCAGGTCGTTTTTGTATAGAAAATTTGCCAATCGTTCTCTCCTTACTTGTGGAGAGAATGGTGCCCAGGAGAGGACTCGAACCTCCACGTCCATACGGACACTAGCACCTGAAGCTAGCGCGTCTACCATTCCGCCACCTGGGCCGGTGTCGTGAAGCAGGCATTTAGACCTGACCTGTCATGGTGTCAACGACGATTTCGGCATTTTGTCACAATCTTTGTGCTGTCTTGTTCAATGCGGCAGGGAAGGGTAGGAAGAAACCAGAAGATTGCCAGAGTTGAGGGGGCCACCGATGTCGAAACTTGTCACCATTTACGGCGGGTCGGGTTTTGTCGGGCGCTATATCGCGCGCCGGATGGCCAAGGCTGGTTGGCGGGTTCGCGTGGCTGTGCGGCGCCCGAACGAGGCGATGCATGTCAAAACATGTGGTGTTGTTGGGCAGGTCGAGCCGGTCCTGTGCAATATCCGTGATGAAGACAGTGTGCGTGCCGCCATGCTGGGGGCGGATGCGGTGATCAACTGCGTTGGCACATTTGACCGCAAGGGCCGCAATAATTTCGATGCTGTTCAGCATCAAGGTCCTGAGCGAATCGCACGTTGGGCTGCAGCAAATGGTGTTAGTCAGCTTGTGCATATTTCAGCGATTGGTGCTGATGAGGAATCGGATAGCCAGTATTGCCAATCCAAGGCGCTGGGTGAGGCGGCAATTCTTGGGCATTTTCCTTCTGCTGTGATTTTGCGCCCGTCTGTTGTTTTTGGAACCGAGGATGGCTTCTTCAATCGGTTCGCCGGAATGACACGCTGGGGTCCTGTGTTGCCAGTGGTGGGCGGAGATACAAAATTCCAGCCGGTGTATGTTGATGATGTCGCTGCCGCTGCCGCGCTCGGTGCTGAAGGCCAAGCTGGGGCAGGAGTGTACGAACTGGGTGGGCCCGACGTGCAAAGTTTCCGCGAATTGATGCAGCAGATGTTGGATGTCATTCGGCGCCGTCGTCTCATTGCGAATATTCCGTTCTGGATTGCGGGCATTCTGGGCGGCGTGATGGAGTTGACGCAAACCTTGTCTTTGGGCATCGTGCCGGCTCAGATCACCCGTGATCAGGTGAAAAGCCTGCGACGTGACAACGTTGTGGCGCAAGACGCACTCGGCTTTGAGGAGCTGGGTATTAAGCCCGTGGCGATGGCTGCTGTTCTGCCAGATTACTTATGGCGTTTTCGCCCCGCCGGGCAATACGAGGCGATCAAAGAATCCGCTGGCAAGTTGGGCGGCTGATTTAGGTATAGGCGATCACCAACAGGGCGATGCCCAGTATGATCCGGTAAATCACATAGGGTGTGAAGCTGATGCTGTTGAGTAATCGCATCATCAAGCTGAGCGCGATCAATGCCGCCCAAAAGGCAAAGAAGGCAGCAATTGCGCCATCGCGGATCAGGGCGGTGTTGGCGGTTATGATCACCTCACTGCCCAAGTATGCTCCGCTGGCGATGATCGTTGGGATCGACATCAGCATTGATAGTTTGGCCGCATCGCGCCGTGCATAGCCCAGAAAACGCGCGCCGGTGATGGTAATGCCGGAGCGAGATGTGCCGGGGA from Roseovarius sp. EL26 encodes:
- a CDS encoding ribonuclease D codes for the protein MANFLYKNDLPDDLDLGPVVAIDCETMGLNPHRDRLCVVQMSGGDGNAHMVQVELGQTKAPNLCAMLENPNVLKLFHFGRFDIAALYNAFGALTAPVYCTKIASKLVRTYTDRHGLKNLLQELLGIDISKQQQSSDWGAPELTAAQLDYAASDVLYLHKLRDTLNTNLTREGRMGLAQSCFDFLPTRAQLDLAGWPEQDIFAH
- a CDS encoding complex I NDUFA9 subunit family protein, which gives rise to MSKLVTIYGGSGFVGRYIARRMAKAGWRVRVAVRRPNEAMHVKTCGVVGQVEPVLCNIRDEDSVRAAMLGADAVINCVGTFDRKGRNNFDAVQHQGPERIARWAAANGVSQLVHISAIGADEESDSQYCQSKALGEAAILGHFPSAVILRPSVVFGTEDGFFNRFAGMTRWGPVLPVVGGDTKFQPVYVDDVAAAAALGAEGQAGAGVYELGGPDVQSFRELMQQMLDVIRRRRLIANIPFWIAGILGGVMELTQTLSLGIVPAQITRDQVKSLRRDNVVAQDALGFEELGIKPVAMAAVLPDYLWRFRPAGQYEAIKESAGKLGG